The DNA segment ATATCAAACCGCCCGCGATTCGTTTACGCGAGAACGACCCCGAATCAAGTCTTCAGATAGCATTGCCGCTGACCGTCAAAGCAGAGCTTCCTCCTTGGGCGGGAGGGTTGCCTCGGCTGGGATTTCCGATCGTTCGCATTTCAGATTTAACGCCATCGTCGGTTTTGCATTGGGTACGCACCCTGAGTCGGATTTAACGTGCCCCCATCAACAACGAATCCTGCGGCCCCGGGTACCGGCTGGCGTCGTCCGCTGATCCTCGTTTTATCCATTGTCCTATTGGCAGTGGGGGCGTTTGTCCGTGCGACCACCGATGAGAGTAGCGGGCATTGGAATTTCGGGACGGGGACCTTGTTGCGTTTGGGGCTGACCTTTGGGGCACTTTGGCTGGCTTGGCCCTCTTTGCAGCGGCCCGCTAGTTGGCTTCCCGCGGGGATGCCTTTTTTGATGTTGGTTGGCGTAGGAGTTATCGCGGCGCAGCCCCGGCTGGTGGTGGCGGTTGTTCCTGCGATTGGCCTGTTGTTTGCACTTTCGGTCGCGGTCAGGATTTTTCGTACCTAGGTGCCATGTCGCAGTGGGGCTCATTTCGCACTGGGGCGATTTGCCGCAACACTTGCCCCCGGGTTCCACGGAAAAAGATTTGCAATTCCGCTACAATGACGTGGATGCTTCTTCCCCGCTGTTGTTTTCTGTATTTCCTGATCGAACGATGAATCACCACTTCTCCGCACTAACCGTGATCATTGCTGCCCTCGCTATCGCTGGATGTAGCAAAGAGGTGCCTCAAGGTCCTCACCCCTTCGAGCCCAACTTGGTTCACGCCTATAAGTATCACGTGTCCCAAGGGTTGCCGATGGATCAGGTGTTGAGCGACGCCGATTGGACTGTCGATAGCCTGCTGGGGGACGCGAACGAGATGCGGCTGAATGAAGAGTTAGCTGCATCGGAGGAGGATTTGGCGACGGTTGTTGATTTTGAACAGCTGAAAATTGGACAGCAGTTGTACATCGACAAACAGTGTTACAGTTGCCACGGATATACGGGCGACGGACGTGGGCAGAACGCCGGCTTGTCCAATCCCTATCCGCGGGATTTCCGCAAAGGGATGTTCAAGTTCAAAGAAACCGAACTGAATTCAAAACCGACTCGAGAAGATCTCGCCGAACGGATCCGGAATGGGATTCCTGGAACGACGATGGTCAAATTGCCTGCGGTCACCGACGAAGAGGTTCAGGCCCTGGTTGATTACGTGATCTATCTGTCATGGCGTGGTGAATTGGAACGCGCCCTGATCGATGATGCCGTGCTTGAGTTGGACATCGAGGGTGGTGATCGCTTGATCAATCCTAGCCACCAGAATTCGACCGATGAGGAAGAAAAGGAACTGTTTGACGAGTCGTGGGATATCGCTCTCGAGTATGCGGCCGACATCGGGTTCGCATGGTTGGAGGCCGAAGACGACATCGTTGAAGTCGAATTGCCCACCGACATTCCTGTCCCTTCGTCCGGGACCGAGTTTTTGGCGATGATGCAAGGAGAGGATGCTGCGGCGTTAACCGCTTCGGTCAAACGAGGTCAGGAAGTCTTCCGCGGTAAGATCGCCTCTTGCAGCAAATGCCACGGAAACGACGGCAAAGGAGACGGTCAGACGGCCGACTACGATGCTTGGACCAAAGATTACACGTTGGCGATCGATATCAAACCGGAAAATCGTGACGCGTTAATCCCGCTGCTGGCTCGCGGTGCCCTGCAGCCGCAGAATATCCTCCCACGTAACTTCGCCGAGGGCGTTTTCCGCGGAGGCTCAGATCCTGAAGATCTGTATCGTCGTATCACCGTCGGTATCGGCGGAACCCCAATGCCAGCGGTTACCTTCGTTCCGGGTGAATTTGAAGAGCCCGACGTTTGGCACCTGATCAATTACGTGCGATCACTAGGAGCCGAAGTCGCGGCCAAAAATGAAAAAGCGGCCGCTGAACAAGCGGTAGCTGAAGAAGAGCAAAGCCCGGAATCCGAAGAAGAGAAGTAGGCAGCGGAGGACAGGTGATTGCCGTTGGCGTTTTTAGCCCGGAGGGCGACGGATACTTGCCGTTGCTGTAAGCCAACGTAAGCTTGGTGTTTTTAGCCCGGAGGGCGACAGATATTTGCCGTTGGTGTAAGCCAACGGAAACTTGGCCAATGGCGCCGAAGCCCAGCGGTCGACAGATTCGGAGAATCTGTCGACCGCTGGGCTTTCTTTTTTCGTTTCCTCCCGGCGGCTCACGCCGCCGGCAAGTATCTGTCGCCCTCCGGGCTAGGCTCTTCTGTTGTCCTCCGGGCTAGGCTCTTCTGTCGCCCTCCGGGCTAGGTCCTTCTGTTGTCCTCCGGGCTATGTCCTTCTGTTGCCCTTCGGGCTAGATCTTTTAGGAATCCTCGTCTCGGGGGACGCGAAATCGAGTGCCGCCGCCCAGAGAGTGATCCAAGACCATGTTGATGTGCGCTACGTCCGATAGGACGCAATTAGAGCAGCGAATCATGATTGGTATCGAAACCGTCGAGTGAAATCGGGCATTCTACAATCCGGCCCAGCGGTCCTGTGCGTCTTGCCCCGTCGCGGGGCCAGCC comes from the Roseimaritima multifibrata genome and includes:
- a CDS encoding cytochrome c; the protein is MNHHFSALTVIIAALAIAGCSKEVPQGPHPFEPNLVHAYKYHVSQGLPMDQVLSDADWTVDSLLGDANEMRLNEELAASEEDLATVVDFEQLKIGQQLYIDKQCYSCHGYTGDGRGQNAGLSNPYPRDFRKGMFKFKETELNSKPTREDLAERIRNGIPGTTMVKLPAVTDEEVQALVDYVIYLSWRGELERALIDDAVLELDIEGGDRLINPSHQNSTDEEEKELFDESWDIALEYAADIGFAWLEAEDDIVEVELPTDIPVPSSGTEFLAMMQGEDAAALTASVKRGQEVFRGKIASCSKCHGNDGKGDGQTADYDAWTKDYTLAIDIKPENRDALIPLLARGALQPQNILPRNFAEGVFRGGSDPEDLYRRITVGIGGTPMPAVTFVPGEFEEPDVWHLINYVRSLGAEVAAKNEKAAAEQAVAEEEQSPESEEEK